A segment of the Echinicola strongylocentroti genome:
ACACCATCCAAATACAGGACGGCACCGTCTTCACTTGATGCAAAGACAGGGTACGTATCGGGATTATTGATCATTTCGGTGATTTTGTCAAAAGCTCCCGTTTCAGATCGGTTGGAGACGCGGAGGAGTAGCCTCAGGTGGAGGGAGTTGGTGAATTTTTTCCACTTCTGCACGTCATTTCCGTACAGGATGTCGCTTACATACGGCATGCCCTGTTCTTCATCATAGATACTGTTAGCTCGCTCTAGGTCCGCCAGCAGCTGGGAATAGATGTCTGCTTGGGGAGAAAACTCCGGATACCATACATCTTCTTCCGCTTGTAGGGCATTGGCCATAGGCACATCACCAAAACAGTCTGTCAGGACAGAATAGGCGTAAGCTTTCAAGGTCAGGGCAATGGCTTCATAATTGGGGAGTCCATCCCGGATAGCAGCTTCTTCCATTTCAGCAATATTGCTGAGGTTGGTATAGTAATTATTCCAAGTGGAAGCGCCGATGTTCTGGTCAAAGTCATAGAAGAAAGGCGAATTGTTAAAATCATCCGTTTGCAGGAACATCTGCATTAGCGGAGCGGTGACACTGCGCATTTGTCTCGCATTCTGACTGGCCAAGCTGTAGAGGACAGGGTTCAGTGTGCTTCCTGCCGTGATTTTACTTAGGTTGTTGGGGTCGGTATTGGTCTCTTCAAAGTCTTTGGAGCAGGAACTGGCCCACACACAAAATGAAGAGACAAATAAAGCATATATGTATTTTTTCATGACTGTTGTTTTAGCGTTGATTAAAATCCGATGACGACATTCACTCCATATTCGTTAGGGACGGGCATCTGTCCTACTTCCACGCCCGGGTGCATGTTGGTGCCTCCTGCAAAACCGGCCACTTCAGGATCGTAGAT
Coding sequences within it:
- a CDS encoding SusD/RagB family nutrient-binding outer membrane lipoprotein — protein: MKKYIYALFVSSFCVWASSCSKDFEETNTDPNNLSKITAGSTLNPVLYSLASQNARQMRSVTAPLMQMFLQTDDFNNSPFFYDFDQNIGASTWNNYYTNLSNIAEMEEAAIRDGLPNYEAIALTLKAYAYSVLTDCFGDVPMANALQAEEDVWYPEFSPQADIYSQLLADLERANSIYDEEQGMPYVSDILYGNDVQKWKKFTNSLHLRLLLRVSNRSETGAFDKITEMINNPDTYPVFASSEDGAVLYLDGVAPTLSPWDRPQDFGVFRYYTEFFIDNLNNFQDPRIGVFAGTAKGLEGEDYGYIGQPTDFVENPLPDSIATASGVQRSLAEAPLIIPIMSYAEVEFIKAEMAQRGYTTDAQEHYENGVRAAIEMWSQEVPEGYFDNPFVTFDGSLDRILLQKYYDLFFTDYQAWFEQRRTGLPELPTSASMLNDGEMPSRFYYPIDEANSNFQNYQEAVNRMGGDEINVKVWWDNEN